The following proteins are co-located in the uncultured Draconibacterium sp. genome:
- the galU gene encoding UTP--glucose-1-phosphate uridylyltransferase GalU encodes MKMVKKAVIPAAGYGTRFLPATKSSPKEMIPIIDTPVIQYVVEEAVASGITDILMIIGKGKRAIEEHFDRSPILEESLLKKQNLKMLDTIRNISNMANIHFVWQKEMNGLGDAILHAKHHVGNEPFVILLGDTLVQSEDGPVTKQLIDVYNETKGSVIALEEVKPELVSKYGVVDGEAISDKVVKAKGWIEKPSIEEAPSNLAVASRYLFTPEIFDYLEKTPPGKNNEVQLTDAMKEMVKSLPMYGMKFNGKRYDIGNKMGFLKTNIEFGLKDPEIGEEMKIWIKEFAKGL; translated from the coding sequence ATGAAGATGGTAAAAAAAGCTGTTATTCCTGCGGCCGGTTATGGTACGCGTTTTCTACCTGCCACAAAATCGTCGCCAAAGGAAATGATTCCGATTATAGATACACCTGTTATTCAGTATGTAGTTGAAGAAGCAGTTGCAAGCGGAATAACCGATATTTTAATGATTATTGGAAAAGGGAAACGAGCTATTGAAGAACATTTCGACAGAAGTCCGATTTTGGAAGAGTCGCTGCTGAAAAAACAAAACCTTAAAATGCTCGATACAATTCGTAACATATCCAACATGGCAAACATTCATTTTGTATGGCAAAAGGAGATGAACGGACTGGGCGATGCGATCCTTCATGCCAAACACCACGTTGGCAACGAGCCATTTGTAATTCTTTTGGGCGACACACTGGTTCAAAGCGAAGACGGACCGGTTACCAAACAATTGATCGATGTGTACAACGAAACCAAAGGCTCAGTGATTGCTCTGGAAGAAGTTAAACCGGAATTAGTTAGTAAATACGGTGTCGTCGACGGTGAAGCCATCTCAGACAAAGTGGTAAAAGCAAAAGGATGGATTGAAAAACCTTCGATAGAAGAAGCTCCTTCGAACCTTGCAGTGGCCAGTCGTTATTTATTTACGCCCGAAATTTTTGACTACCTGGAAAAAACACCTCCGGGGAAAAACAACGAAGTGCAACTTACCGATGCCATGAAGGAAATGGTGAAATCACTGCCTATGTACGGAATGAAATTTAACGGCAAACGATACGATATTGGAAATAAAATGGGATTTCTGAAAACCAACATTGAATTTGGATTAAAAGACCCTGAAATTGGAGAAGAAATGAAAATATGGATCAAAGAATTTGCTAAAGGACTTTAG
- a CDS encoding GntR family transcriptional regulator has product MAKRRIIFIDPKSSTPKYKQIIESVYEGIERKTLKKGDKVPSINQICSDYNLSRDTVMLAFNSLKEKGVLLSRPGKGYYIDSVEIYNQEKVFVLFDELNAFKEDLYNSLINNLKGRASVEVYFHHFNYKVFKNLLSESIGNYTSYIIMPATFDNTSNLIARIPKEKVFILDRLKPDLKDYPVVYQDFEMDFYDALVEGMPYLQKYRKLIFVNPGGKEPAERMAGFEKFCKENDFQYAEIKSLAGIKPSIYEAYFLISDHDLVELVKIAKYYKMKLGKKFGIVSFNDTMLKEVVAGGITTISTDFVEMGKTLAAMLLSRSKAQVRNSSRIIIRNSL; this is encoded by the coding sequence ATGGCAAAACGAAGAATTATTTTTATCGACCCCAAATCGTCGACTCCAAAATACAAACAGATTATTGAATCGGTGTATGAAGGAATTGAGCGCAAGACTTTAAAAAAAGGTGACAAAGTACCTTCTATTAATCAGATTTGTTCGGATTATAATTTGAGTCGCGACACGGTAATGTTGGCGTTTAATTCCTTAAAAGAAAAAGGTGTACTGTTAAGCCGGCCCGGTAAAGGGTATTACATCGATTCGGTTGAAATATACAATCAGGAAAAGGTTTTTGTTTTGTTCGATGAGCTAAATGCATTTAAGGAAGATTTGTATAATTCGTTGATTAATAATTTAAAAGGGAGGGCGAGTGTTGAGGTTTATTTCCATCATTTTAATTACAAGGTATTTAAAAATCTGTTAAGCGAGAGCATTGGAAATTATACTTCTTATATTATTATGCCGGCTACTTTTGACAATACGAGCAACCTTATTGCCCGAATTCCAAAAGAAAAAGTATTTATTCTCGATCGATTAAAACCGGATTTAAAAGATTACCCGGTGGTATATCAGGATTTTGAAATGGACTTTTATGACGCTCTGGTTGAAGGAATGCCTTATTTGCAAAAATACCGTAAACTTATTTTTGTAAATCCGGGAGGAAAAGAACCGGCCGAGCGGATGGCAGGTTTCGAAAAGTTCTGTAAAGAGAACGATTTTCAATACGCTGAAATAAAATCGCTGGCAGGAATCAAACCATCAATTTATGAAGCCTACTTTTTAATATCCGATCATGATTTGGTTGAATTGGTTAAAATTGCCAAGTATTATAAAATGAAACTGGGTAAAAAATTTGGTATTGTTTCGTTTAATGATACCATGTTAAAAGAGGTCGTTGCAGGTGGGATTACCACTATTTCAACCGACTTTGTGGAGATGGGTAAAACACTTGCTGCCATGTTGTTAAGCCGGAGTAAAGCTCAGGTGCGGAATTCTTCACGTATTATCATTCGAAATAGTTTATAA
- a CDS encoding aldose epimerase family protein — protein sequence MKITSTTFGQLHDGSSAELFTLSNDTVTIKITNYGAIITAIDMPNKNGSIENVVCGFDKLETYISEEYLGSYPYFGAIIGRFGNRIAKGHLEIEGKNYEMAINNGPNHLHGGLVGFDRKLFTAEIIENDNEVGVKLSYLSPDGEENYPGNLKVTCIYTLNEDSELGIQYYAETDKTTVVNLTNHTYFNLSAQKENILNHELELSATKMTEMIEQIPTGKIKPVVGTAYDFSSPRKLGAAGLEMGYDDNFVLDNQDGELELAGCLSEAKSGRKVEVYTTQPGMQVYTGYWNPELLIDGQKKFGSYSGIALETQHYPDSVNQPKFPTTLLKPGEKYDQKTVYKFITE from the coding sequence ATGAAAATTACATCAACTACATTCGGTCAATTACACGATGGAAGCAGTGCTGAACTGTTCACCCTGTCAAATGATACTGTCACAATTAAAATTACCAACTACGGAGCTATAATAACTGCCATTGATATGCCCAATAAAAATGGAAGCATTGAAAATGTAGTTTGCGGTTTTGATAAACTCGAGACATACATAAGTGAAGAATACCTGGGAAGTTACCCCTATTTCGGTGCTATTATTGGCAGATTTGGTAATCGTATTGCCAAAGGTCATCTTGAAATTGAAGGGAAAAACTATGAAATGGCAATCAACAACGGTCCAAATCACTTGCATGGTGGCCTGGTTGGATTCGACCGGAAACTATTTACAGCCGAAATTATTGAAAACGACAACGAGGTAGGCGTAAAACTATCTTATTTGAGTCCCGACGGCGAAGAAAATTATCCGGGAAATTTAAAAGTGACATGTATTTACACTTTAAATGAGGACAGCGAACTTGGCATTCAGTATTATGCCGAAACCGACAAAACAACAGTGGTGAACCTCACCAACCATACCTATTTTAATTTAAGTGCTCAAAAGGAAAATATATTAAACCACGAGTTGGAATTATCGGCTACTAAAATGACCGAAATGATTGAACAGATTCCTACAGGCAAAATAAAACCGGTGGTTGGAACTGCTTATGATTTCTCATCACCTAGAAAACTAGGCGCTGCAGGGTTGGAAATGGGTTACGACGACAATTTTGTTTTGGACAACCAGGACGGTGAACTTGAGTTAGCAGGTTGTTTGAGCGAAGCAAAAAGCGGAAGAAAAGTTGAAGTATACACCACACAGCCTGGCATGCAGGTTTATACCGGCTATTGGAATCCGGAGTTGCTAATTGATGGTCAGAAGAAATTTGGCAGCTATTCAGGTATTGCACTCGAAACGCAACATTACCCTGATTCGGTGAATCAACCAAAATTCCCAACAACACTGTTAAAACCCGGTGAAAAATACGATCAGAAAACCGTTTACAAATTTATTACTGAATAA
- a CDS encoding MFS transporter, with translation METKNQNYTVPIIMMILLFGMIAFVTNLAAPMGVVLKSQFNVGNLQGMLGNAANFIAYAVMGIPGGLLLQRIGYKKTALIAIAVGFVGVGIQYLSGHSSESMAFTVYLIGAFVAGFSMTLLNTVVNPMLNTLGGEGNKGNQLIQVGGSFNSVMATFTPAFVGILIGSQVANARITDIFPVMYIALGIFALAFFVLLAVNIPEPHVSAASESIKSLMAGAMQFRHFIFGAIGIFVYVGVEVGVPGTLIFWLTDPSAAIGMDAGTAGSVAGTYWLLMLVGRLIGASIGSKVSSKTMLTFASFVGMVLVLLAILLPTSTMVSMPVFQAQGSSMSFAFAQVPINAMFLVLVGLCTSIMWGGIFNLAVEGLGKYVAAASGIFMTLVVGGGLLPLAQNAVADGLGFQPSYWVPFLGLAYLFFYATIGSKVNKRAESVKL, from the coding sequence ATGGAAACTAAAAATCAAAATTACACAGTGCCAATTATCATGATGATTCTGCTGTTTGGTATGATCGCATTCGTTACCAATTTAGCCGCACCTATGGGGGTTGTGTTAAAATCTCAGTTTAACGTTGGTAACTTACAAGGGATGTTGGGTAATGCCGCAAACTTTATTGCCTACGCTGTAATGGGAATTCCTGGTGGTCTTCTGCTTCAGCGAATTGGTTATAAGAAGACTGCTTTAATTGCAATTGCAGTTGGATTCGTGGGGGTTGGAATACAATACTTATCGGGCCATTCAAGTGAATCAATGGCATTTACCGTGTATCTGATCGGTGCATTCGTAGCCGGTTTCTCAATGACTTTGTTAAACACTGTTGTAAACCCAATGCTTAATACCCTTGGTGGCGAAGGTAATAAAGGAAATCAGTTAATTCAGGTTGGAGGTTCATTCAACTCAGTAATGGCTACTTTTACTCCTGCCTTTGTGGGTATTTTAATCGGCTCGCAAGTTGCTAATGCGCGTATTACCGACATTTTTCCGGTGATGTATATTGCACTTGGTATTTTTGCTTTGGCTTTCTTTGTGCTGTTGGCAGTTAACATTCCGGAGCCTCACGTAAGTGCAGCATCTGAATCAATTAAAAGTCTGATGGCAGGTGCTATGCAATTCCGTCACTTCATTTTCGGAGCCATCGGAATTTTTGTTTACGTAGGTGTTGAAGTAGGAGTACCCGGAACACTGATTTTCTGGTTGACAGACCCAAGTGCTGCTATTGGAATGGATGCTGGTACTGCAGGTTCTGTAGCTGGTACTTATTGGTTGCTAATGCTTGTTGGTCGTTTGATTGGAGCATCTATAGGTAGCAAGGTTTCAAGTAAAACAATGTTAACTTTTGCGTCATTTGTTGGTATGGTATTGGTTCTTTTGGCAATATTATTACCTACATCAACCATGGTAAGTATGCCTGTATTCCAGGCTCAGGGCAGTTCAATGTCATTTGCATTCGCACAAGTTCCGATTAATGCGATGTTCCTTGTTCTGGTAGGTTTGTGTACATCAATTATGTGGGGTGGTATTTTTAACCTTGCTGTTGAAGGTTTGGGTAAATATGTTGCTGCTGCTTCCGGTATTTTTATGACACTTGTTGTAGGTGGAGGATTGCTTCCATTAGCACAGAATGCTGTTGCCGATGGTTTAGGATTCCAGCCTTCGTACTGGGTACCGTTCTTAGGATTGGCTTACCTGTTCTTCTATGCAACAATTGGTAGTAAAGTAAATAAACGTGCCGAAAGCGTAAAACTTTAA
- a CDS encoding metallophosphoesterase translates to MKKISGINFMYDIIGDVHGHASLLKKLLLKMGYQKTNGSFSHPTRKAVFVGDFINRGPEIRKTIKLIRSMVESGHALAILGNHEINAIIFHLKDKPGIQLVKKPGKQFLSLFKTINEYSATSLTWQEDLKWLRTLPLYIDLGEIRIVHACWSDDAVEMADKLYEDGRIRKKTFRTIYKKSGSDEAKSVWLLTKGVNLEMPGDLRIVNNKGVSPRSFRIKWWDVPGSISFKEISFESKFTLPNYTVPPEIIPETYPYPENAPIVFFGHYCRGKGPHIIKPNVCCVDSCVTGTGKLLAYRWDGEKVLNMSNLVEV, encoded by the coding sequence ATGAAGAAAATTAGCGGAATAAATTTTATGTACGATATTATTGGCGATGTTCATGGACATGCCTCATTGTTAAAAAAGCTCTTGCTTAAAATGGGGTACCAAAAAACAAACGGGAGTTTTTCTCATCCTACTAGAAAGGCAGTTTTTGTTGGCGATTTTATTAACCGTGGCCCCGAAATACGAAAAACCATAAAGTTGATACGTTCAATGGTAGAAAGCGGCCATGCTCTTGCCATATTAGGCAATCACGAAATAAATGCCATTATCTTTCATCTTAAAGATAAACCGGGTATCCAACTGGTAAAGAAACCGGGAAAACAGTTCCTCTCGCTCTTTAAAACCATCAACGAATACTCGGCCACTTCATTAACCTGGCAAGAAGACTTAAAATGGTTACGTACCTTACCCTTGTACATTGATTTAGGGGAAATCAGAATAGTTCATGCATGCTGGTCGGATGACGCTGTTGAAATGGCCGATAAATTGTATGAAGATGGAAGAATCAGGAAGAAAACATTTCGGACGATATATAAAAAGTCAGGATCAGACGAAGCAAAAAGCGTTTGGCTACTTACCAAAGGTGTTAATCTTGAAATGCCCGGCGATTTGCGTATTGTAAATAATAAGGGGGTTTCTCCCCGTTCGTTCAGAATTAAATGGTGGGATGTGCCCGGGAGTATATCGTTTAAAGAAATTTCGTTTGAAAGCAAATTTACATTGCCTAACTATACCGTGCCACCTGAAATTATTCCTGAGACGTATCCATATCCCGAAAATGCACCCATTGTATTTTTCGGACATTACTGCAGAGGGAAGGGGCCACACATCATAAAACCCAATGTTTGCTGCGTTGATTCGTGTGTAACAGGTACCGGAAAGTTACTCGCTTACCGATGGGATGGCGAAAAAGTGCTCAATATGAGTAATTTAGTTGAGGTGTAG
- a CDS encoding AMP-binding protein, with the protein MKTIIELFETAVVNYPDNVYLWEKTKSEYEPTTYKETREQVLNLAAGLIQMGFNKGDRAGLVADGRNDWIISELGMLYAGGINVPLSIRLQDNELAFRLKHSGSKYIFVSKQHEQKVEAIRDQLPELEKVVYIDGTENPDEKNVDYRQLLKDGAKFRKANPEELEARWKAIEPNDVANISYTSGTTADPKGIMLTHLNYAANVVQSNTLMDLKTEWITLAILPWDHAFAHTTCLYVFMYKGASIASVEIGKTPMETLRNIPKNILEIKPSLMMSVPAYSKTFRKNIEAGIRKKGEILYKLFQFALKVAYAHNGYGNNCGKGFRFFLKPLHWLFDQILFAKIRDGFGGNLEFFVGGGALLDIELQRFFYAIGMPVCQGYGLTEAAPVISSNVPEDVKFGSSGKLVKNLELKILDDDGNELPTGQKGEIVVKGDNVMLGYWNNPTATAETLKNGWLYTGDMGYMGKDGFLYVLGRFKSLLIGNDGEKYSPEGIEEAIVDQSPYIQQAMLYNNQNPYTVGMIVPEIEAINRVLKTKGIEKNTDEANRETLNIIQGEINAFKKGGKFEGEFPERWLPTTISVLPYAFSTDNKMLNATMKMVRGQVTEQFNKELEFLYTPEAKNIVNEMNLSAVQEWNK; encoded by the coding sequence ATGAAAACCATAATTGAGTTATTTGAAACGGCAGTAGTTAACTACCCCGATAATGTATACCTCTGGGAAAAAACAAAAAGTGAATACGAACCTACCACCTACAAAGAAACCAGGGAACAGGTTCTTAATCTGGCTGCCGGACTAATTCAAATGGGTTTTAATAAAGGCGATCGTGCAGGCTTGGTTGCCGATGGAAGAAACGACTGGATAATAAGTGAACTCGGAATGCTTTACGCCGGCGGTATAAATGTTCCTCTTTCAATACGCCTGCAAGACAACGAACTGGCATTCAGGCTAAAACACAGCGGAAGTAAATATATTTTTGTATCGAAACAACACGAACAAAAGGTAGAGGCCATTCGCGATCAATTGCCCGAACTCGAAAAAGTAGTTTATATTGATGGCACAGAAAATCCGGATGAGAAAAATGTTGATTACCGTCAGCTACTGAAAGATGGGGCGAAATTCAGAAAAGCCAATCCGGAAGAACTTGAAGCAAGATGGAAAGCCATTGAACCAAATGATGTGGCAAATATTTCATACACTTCCGGCACCACGGCCGATCCCAAAGGAATAATGCTTACCCATTTAAATTATGCAGCCAATGTAGTTCAATCGAATACATTAATGGACTTAAAAACGGAATGGATAACGCTTGCTATTTTACCATGGGATCATGCGTTTGCGCATACTACCTGTTTGTATGTTTTTATGTACAAAGGAGCAAGTATTGCATCAGTTGAAATTGGAAAAACGCCAATGGAAACGCTCCGAAATATTCCTAAAAATATATTGGAAATAAAACCGTCGTTAATGATGAGTGTTCCGGCATATTCCAAAACATTTAGAAAAAACATTGAAGCCGGAATTCGAAAAAAAGGAGAAATACTTTATAAACTTTTTCAGTTTGCCTTAAAGGTTGCCTATGCGCACAATGGTTATGGCAACAACTGTGGAAAAGGATTCCGTTTCTTTTTAAAACCTTTACACTGGCTTTTCGACCAAATACTTTTTGCAAAAATACGCGATGGTTTTGGTGGAAATCTCGAATTTTTTGTTGGTGGCGGTGCTTTGCTTGACATTGAATTGCAACGTTTCTTTTATGCCATCGGAATGCCTGTATGCCAGGGATACGGTCTTACAGAAGCTGCCCCGGTAATTTCTTCTAACGTGCCCGAAGATGTAAAATTTGGTTCATCGGGTAAACTGGTTAAAAACCTTGAACTAAAAATACTTGACGACGATGGCAATGAATTACCAACAGGACAAAAAGGTGAAATTGTTGTAAAAGGCGACAATGTTATGCTGGGTTACTGGAACAATCCAACAGCAACTGCAGAAACGCTTAAAAACGGCTGGCTATATACCGGCGACATGGGCTACATGGGAAAAGACGGTTTTTTATATGTACTTGGGCGTTTTAAAAGTTTGCTGATCGGAAATGATGGAGAGAAATATAGTCCGGAAGGAATTGAAGAAGCCATTGTTGATCAATCGCCCTACATCCAGCAAGCCATGCTTTACAACAATCAAAATCCGTATACAGTTGGTATGATTGTGCCCGAAATTGAAGCCATAAACCGTGTATTAAAAACAAAGGGAATTGAAAAGAACACCGATGAAGCCAATCGTGAAACTTTAAACATCATTCAAGGCGAAATAAATGCATTTAAAAAAGGTGGAAAATTCGAAGGCGAATTCCCTGAAAGATGGCTTCCCACAACAATTTCGGTTTTACCGTATGCATTTTCTACTGATAATAAAATGCTGAATGCGACAATGAAAATGGTTCGCGGACAAGTTACCGAGCAGTTTAATAAAGAATTGGAATTCCTGTACACTCCGGAAGCCAAAAACATTGTAAACGAAATGAATTTAAGCGCGGTACAAGAATGGAATAAATAA
- a CDS encoding DUF4056 domain-containing protein yields MKLFTGNIRRPLFAKPLATQFLLLLALFTSAKAPHLTLKEITTPPPRIIRACCSFGVDLSYAGIPFAKRSDIISIDQIGEHGYMGGKEEGNGIIYTKRGGFIDLGHMRDCADWTAYLYKLIQSKQGLANPVLITLGSEGGTKTLELEIPTEINSTEIIQLAGKIAYELSLWHEIATWFGVSYIPMLPERYSSFSPEDLYSNLLGVELGINALKSELEYNDAMTQLIDQMMSTLDAVTTLEETYSAMEEVENFWWTRTKSLPSKKILIERYTETDCYLLPWLVPSEINILPAYKLMKPEDSLSDLYKLKIKLNHKFPLKDIIPEHEKRTITQNDFERFVVYINHDLAHLTEKILRQSIRKQKRKDIKSDFDEPSS; encoded by the coding sequence ATGAAGCTATTTACCGGAAATATAAGAAGGCCACTTTTTGCTAAACCATTGGCTACACAATTTTTATTGCTCTTGGCACTATTTACATCAGCGAAAGCACCTCATCTTACTTTAAAAGAAATAACAACACCTCCCCCGCGAATTATTAGAGCCTGTTGTTCTTTTGGTGTGGATTTAAGTTATGCCGGAATTCCATTTGCAAAACGAAGCGACATCATCTCGATTGACCAGATAGGAGAACATGGTTATATGGGCGGTAAAGAAGAAGGAAACGGTATTATCTATACAAAGCGCGGTGGTTTTATCGACCTGGGGCATATGCGCGATTGTGCCGACTGGACGGCTTACCTATATAAGTTAATTCAATCGAAACAAGGACTTGCAAATCCGGTGCTGATTACATTGGGAAGTGAAGGTGGAACAAAAACGCTTGAACTCGAAATTCCTACTGAAATTAATAGCACTGAAATTATTCAGCTTGCCGGGAAAATTGCGTATGAATTATCGTTATGGCACGAGATTGCAACCTGGTTTGGAGTATCATATATTCCAATGCTGCCTGAACGGTATTCCAGTTTTTCGCCCGAAGACCTTTATTCCAATCTTTTGGGAGTTGAGTTAGGCATAAACGCACTAAAAAGCGAGCTGGAATACAACGATGCCATGACACAATTGATTGACCAAATGATGAGCACACTTGACGCCGTAACAACACTGGAAGAGACCTATTCTGCCATGGAAGAAGTTGAAAATTTTTGGTGGACACGAACCAAGAGTTTGCCCAGTAAAAAAATACTTATTGAACGATACACCGAAACAGATTGCTATCTGTTACCCTGGCTCGTACCCAGCGAAATAAACATTTTACCAGCTTACAAATTAATGAAACCGGAAGATTCTCTTTCTGATCTCTACAAATTAAAAATAAAACTCAACCACAAATTTCCGCTTAAGGACATAATTCCTGAACACGAAAAAAGAACAATCACTCAAAATGATTTTGAAAGGTTTGTGGTTTATATAAACCATGATCTGGCACATTTAACAGAAAAAATACTGAGACAATCCATTCGAAAACAAAAACGGAAAGACATTAAATCAGACTTTGACGAGCCAAGCAGCTAA
- a CDS encoding UDP-glucose--hexose-1-phosphate uridylyltransferase translates to MSFNIEDHPHKRYNPLTGDWILVSPHRSKRPWQGQVEKAVVAERPKYDPGCYLCAGNERAGGKFNPDYKGTFVFTNDFSALLTDTPEGGIDEGELFQAQSESGICKVICFSEDHSLTIPEMEVEDIRKVVDVWCEQYTELGSNPNINYVQIFENKGSIMGCSNPHPHGQIWSSKGIPTEPSKECETQKAYLAKHGRTLLDDYVKAELEKEVRLLDQNDSFVALIPFWAVWPFEAMIISKRPVQNILQLSETEKTDLADIYKKLTVMYDNLFETSFAYSAGLHQAPCDGEDHPEWHLHMHFYPPLLRSASVKKFMVGYEMLGTPQRDITAEGAAKRLRDLPKIHFKK, encoded by the coding sequence ATGAGTTTTAACATAGAAGACCATCCTCATAAAAGATATAACCCGTTAACCGGCGATTGGATTTTGGTATCACCACACCGTTCAAAACGTCCGTGGCAAGGGCAGGTCGAAAAAGCAGTAGTTGCAGAGCGTCCAAAATACGATCCTGGTTGTTACCTGTGTGCAGGTAACGAAAGAGCAGGCGGCAAGTTTAATCCCGATTACAAAGGTACTTTTGTTTTTACCAACGATTTTAGTGCACTGTTAACCGATACTCCGGAAGGAGGAATTGATGAAGGTGAATTGTTTCAGGCGCAAAGCGAAAGCGGTATTTGTAAAGTAATTTGTTTTAGCGAAGATCACAGTCTTACCATTCCGGAAATGGAAGTGGAAGACATTCGAAAAGTAGTGGATGTTTGGTGCGAACAGTATACCGAACTGGGAAGCAACCCAAATATCAACTATGTTCAGATTTTTGAAAATAAGGGGTCAATAATGGGGTGTTCTAATCCTCACCCGCATGGACAAATCTGGTCGTCGAAAGGAATTCCAACCGAGCCGTCGAAAGAATGTGAAACGCAAAAAGCCTATTTGGCAAAACACGGCAGAACTTTACTCGACGACTACGTAAAAGCTGAATTGGAAAAAGAAGTTCGGTTGCTGGATCAAAACGATTCATTTGTCGCTTTAATTCCGTTCTGGGCAGTTTGGCCCTTTGAAGCAATGATTATTAGTAAACGTCCGGTGCAGAATATTTTGCAACTGAGCGAAACTGAAAAAACGGATCTTGCTGACATCTACAAAAAATTAACGGTTATGTACGATAACCTGTTTGAAACTTCATTTGCCTACTCGGCAGGATTGCACCAGGCACCTTGCGATGGTGAAGATCATCCGGAGTGGCATTTGCATATGCACTTTTATCCACCACTTTTACGATCGGCATCGGTTAAAAAATTTATGGTTGGATATGAAATGTTAGGTACTCCGCAACGCGACATTACTGCCGAAGGAGCTGCTAAACGATTAAGAGATTTGCCAAAAATTCATTTTAAAAAATAA
- a CDS encoding galactokinase family protein translates to MTKISSLIEKINEGNNPLFLELYGTDNAILKEQADRYASLMSEFESTYGADDVSLFSSPGRTEIGGNHTDHNYGRVLAGAVNLDNIAVAAPNGTNTIRIKSAGYPEFQVELTDFQPNEAEFYTSTSLVKGIAAKMKDNGYSIAGFDACIEGRVPKGSGLSSSASFEVLIGAIMSELFNEGKMDAVENAIIGQWSENNYFGKPCGLMDQTACSCGGLITIDFKDPANPIVKEVDFDFVSTGFSLVITDVGGGHDDPASQAEYASLPTEMKSVAAQLGANVLREVTLEQIVDKIPAIREKGVSDRAILRAYHFQGDNSRVVKQVEALENNDFQSFLTMVVESGYSSYMYNQNIFDVVHKDEQVVSLGLALSEMVLKGSGAWRVHGGGFGGTIQAFVPQNKLDEYVKTLEHVYGEGKCHKLFIRAKGSVKLDL, encoded by the coding sequence ATGACAAAGATTAGCAGCTTGATTGAAAAAATCAATGAAGGAAATAATCCCTTGTTTTTGGAATTATACGGCACCGATAATGCCATTTTAAAAGAACAAGCCGACAGGTATGCAAGCCTGATGAGCGAATTTGAATCAACTTATGGTGCCGATGATGTATCGTTATTTAGTTCGCCGGGACGTACCGAAATTGGAGGAAACCATACTGACCATAACTACGGTCGTGTGTTAGCAGGTGCCGTTAATCTCGATAATATTGCGGTTGCAGCTCCAAACGGAACAAATACAATTCGTATAAAATCAGCAGGTTATCCTGAGTTTCAGGTTGAGCTTACCGATTTTCAGCCCAATGAAGCCGAATTTTATACCTCTACTTCGCTGGTAAAAGGTATTGCTGCAAAAATGAAAGACAATGGTTACTCCATTGCAGGATTCGATGCTTGTATTGAAGGTCGTGTGCCAAAAGGTTCAGGTTTAAGCTCTTCTGCTTCATTCGAGGTATTGATTGGTGCAATTATGAGCGAGTTGTTTAACGAAGGTAAAATGGATGCAGTGGAAAATGCAATCATCGGACAATGGAGTGAAAACAACTATTTTGGAAAACCATGTGGTTTAATGGATCAGACTGCCTGTTCGTGTGGCGGATTAATCACAATCGATTTTAAAGATCCGGCCAATCCAATTGTAAAAGAAGTTGATTTTGATTTTGTTTCAACAGGATTTTCTTTGGTAATTACCGATGTTGGTGGTGGTCACGACGATCCTGCTTCTCAGGCTGAATATGCATCGTTGCCAACCGAAATGAAATCGGTAGCAGCTCAATTGGGAGCGAATGTTTTAAGGGAAGTTACTCTTGAACAAATTGTAGATAAAATTCCTGCCATTCGCGAAAAAGGAGTTAGCGACCGTGCAATTCTCCGCGCCTACCATTTTCAGGGCGATAACTCGCGTGTGGTAAAACAAGTTGAAGCGTTGGAGAATAACGATTTCCAGTCGTTCTTAACCATGGTTGTTGAGTCGGGTTACAGTTCGTACATGTACAATCAAAACATTTTCGATGTAGTTCATAAAGATGAACAAGTAGTATCTCTGGGACTGGCACTAAGTGAGATGGTGTTAAAAGGTTCGGGAGCCTGGCGTGTTCACGGCGGTGGATTCGGTGGAACCATTCAGGCATTTGTTCCGCAGAACAAACTGGATGAATACGTTAAAACATTGGAGCATGTGTACGGCGAAGGAAAATGCCACAAATTGTTTATCAGAGCCAAAGGATCTGTAAAACTTGATTTGTAA